The DNA sequence AAGGTTCCGGCAGATTACAGTATAATAAGAGGTAAAGTTGATCCGGAAAATGCTTGATCCGGCAAGACTAATCCCTTCAAAGTGAAGGGTTTCATTTTTTGGGATCCCCGGCGATCCTGTCAAAGGAGCATAAAGAAATGGACTATAAACTGATGGTGGCAAACAAGATTGCCGAGGCATCCGGACTGGATGCAGACAAAATCTACGCCTTAATGGAGATCCCGCCACGCTCGGATATGGGCGATTTCGCCTTTCCCTGCTATACGCTGGCCAAGGAGCTGCGCAAAGCACCGCCGGTCATTGCGAAGGAACTGGCCGATCAGGTAGACCCGGCCGGACTCGAGAAAGTCGAAGCCCTGGGACCCTACTTGAATTTTTTCCTTGATAAGGGCGAGTTTGTCGGCAATATCGTGAAGAAGATCCTGGAATCGGGAGTAGAGTACGGAAATGAAAATACCGGCACCGGAAAAAAGATCCTGGTAGAATATTCTTCTCCCAATATCGCCAAACCTTTCAATGTAGCGCTGATGTACACGACCTGTCTGGGCAATGCCCTGTACCGGATGTACCAGTCAGAAGGCTACGATACTGTCGGCATTAACCATCTGGGTGATTACGGCACACAGTTTGGCAAGCTGATTTACGCTTATCGCATGTGGGGAGATGAAGCCGCACTGGAAGCCGATCCAATTGGGGAGCTGCTTCGGATCTACGTCAAGTTCCACGATGAGGCTGAAAAGAATCCTGCCCTGGACGAAGAAGGCCGACGTCACTTCAAGAATCTGGAAGCCGGCGCTGAGTACGAGACCGGCCTGTGGAACCGCTTCAAGAATCTGTCTCTGAAGGATTTCCAGAAGGTTTACGATATCCTGAATATCGAATTTGACTCGCTCAAAGGCGAAGCGTTCTATTCGGACTACATGCCCCAGGTGATTGACCAGATCCGGGCAAAGGGTCTGCTCACTGAATCTCAGGGAGCTCAGGTTGTCATGCTGGATGAATGGAACATGCCTCCTGCCATCATTTTGAAGAGCGACGGATCTACCATTTACTGTACCCGGGACGTCACCGCTGCCATCTATCGCAAACAGACGTATGATTTCGACAAATGTCTGTACGTGGTGGGATCGCCCCAGTCGCTTCATTTCCGCCAGGTATTCAAAGTGGTGGAGCTGATGGGCAATGAGTGGGCCAAGGACCTGATCCATGTCGGATTCGGTCTGGTGAAGTTCCAGGGGATGAAGTTCTCCACACGGGAAGGCAAGGTGTTCTATCTGACCGACCTTTTGAAGGAAGCCATCCAGAGAGCCCGCGATATTATTGAGGAAAAGAACCCGGAGCTGGAAAACAAGGAAGAAGTAGCCCGTAAGATCGGAATCGGCGGGGTGAAGTTCATTTACCTGAAAAACTCCCGGGAAAAGGAAATTATGTTCGACCTCAACGAGGTGCTGAACTTTGACGGCGAAACTGCGCCCTATGTTCAGTACACCTATGCCCGAGGCCGCAGCATTCTGCGCAAGAATGTTTCAACCGGAGAGGGCGATCTGACTGCGTTGAAGGAGAAAGAGGAATTCGAACTGGCGAAAGTTCTGGAGCATTACAATGACGCGAAACGGGAAGCATTGGAAAAATACGAACCCAGCGTGTTCACCCGCTACATCCTTGATGTTGCCAAGACATTCAATAAATTCTATAACAACATCAACATTGGCAACTCCGAACCCGCACTGCGCAATGCCCGGCTGAAACTGGTGGAAGCCACCTGCCAGGTCATCGCCAACGGACTGGGACTTCTGGGCATCGATGTAGTGGAACGGATGTAATAATGGAACGACGGATTATTCCCGGCGGTTTGTACCGCCACTATAAAAATAACTGGTATTTTGTGATCGGGGAGTCGACACATACTGAAACCAGGGAAGTTTTCGTGACTTACTTTCCGCTCTATCTGCCGGGACCGGCTCTCTTTGTTCGACCGCGGGACATGTTTCTGGAACCAATCGAAGCCGGAAAAAGCATAGTTGGGCAAGAATTCCGGTTTCTGGAAAGCGATGCCACCGGAATTTCCATCCAGGACAAAGTCGAGTTGTTGACCAAAGCCCAGAATTTGCTTCGACTGATGGGGCTGTCCGTTGTGGAAGAGTAATGGCAGTGACCATAGGCCCTGACATTCACTAACATCAAAAAACCAGAAGAGCCCTGATGGACTCTTCTGGTTTTTTGATATGCGGGCAGGCCAGACAATTTGTCGTGGATTGGAATCTAGCCGGCTAGTGTGGCTATTTAAGGTCTTTTCGAATCTTTGACATGTTCACTCGAAGAGAGATTAGAAGGACTATTGATTGATGTTAATCTGAAGTCTTATCATTTGCCGGACGGTTCAAAAACACAAGTTCGCCACAGCCTTCGCCGGTATCGCGGTTGGGACATTTGGCCGCGCAGGTGCCGCAATTGCTGACTCCCTTGCTTTTGGAGCTGACTGCCCGAAGAAAGAGCCAGACGGCCAGGATCAGCAGCGCGATGGCCATGATAATTTCAAAAGTTTTCATGTTTGGACTCCTAAAAGATGAGCTGTCCCAGCTGATACACCAGGAATGAAACGATCCATGCCAGTCCCAGCTGGTAGCTGACGGACAGAAGCATCATGCGGGTTCCAAATTCTTTCTTGAACGTCGCGATAACCGCCACACAGGGCGTGTACAGAAGGACGAAGACTAAAAAGGCATAGGCGGACAGCGGGTTGAAGACGGTTGGCAGAATTTGTGTCAGATCACCCTGGTAGACAATCTCCATGGTGGAGATGACGACTTCCTTCGCCATTAAACCGGCAATCAGGGACACCGAAGCCTGCCAGGTGCCAAAACCAAGGGGGGCGAGCAGGGGGGCTGTCACCGTACCCAGTCCGGCCAGAAGGCTGTCCGGGATGTCAACCATACCGGTAAAGTTGAAGTTGGACAGGAACCATACCAGAACGGATAAGGAGAAAATAATGGTCGAAGCTTTGCGGATGAATCCTTTGCCTTTGTCCCAGGTGTTTCGGACCAGAGACTTTAGGCGGGGAATCTGGTAGTCAGGCAGTTCGATCAGAAGGGGTTCTTCTTCTTTGCGGAACAAAGTATTCTTGAAAATCAGGCCCACAATAAATGCGATGAAAACACCCAGAAGATACAGGCTCATTACCACAAGCTCCTGGTACCTGGCAAAAAAAAGACTGCTGAACAGCATATATACGGGCAGTCGGGCATTGCAGGACATTAATGGTGCCAGCAGCGCCGCCAGTTTTCGATCTTTTTCCGATTCAAGGGTTCGGGCACTCATGATCGCAGGTACCGAGCAGCCAAATCCGATAATCATGGGAATGAACGCTTTTCCGGAAAGACCCACCCGGCGCATCAGACGGTCCATGATCAGGGCTGCCCGAGCCATGTAGCCGGATTCTTCCAGAACTGAAATCCCGAAAAACAGTGTCATGATGATGGGAAGGAACACGAGCACGGAACCGACTCCGCCAATGACTCCGTCGATAACCAGGCTGCGGAACCAGTCGGACGAATTGACCAGTAAGTGGTCAATCAGGCTTCCAAAGGGGCCGATGATGTATTCTTCAAAGGCACCGGACAGGGGATCACCCACCCAGGAGAAGGTCAGTTTAAAGACCAGAAACAGCAGTAGCAGGAAAATGGGGTAAGCTGCTGCGGGATGCAGCACAATCCGGTCTATGGCGTCGGTCAGCGCATGGACTTTGCCTTCGCCAGTCTGTGAATCAGCGACAATGGCATCGATCTTCTCGTAAGTTCTGGCTTCGTTGGCCTGGGGTTTCAGGAGGGAGGTCACCTGGCCTGCGCCTGACTTGATCTGTTTCACCAGTTCATCAATGCCCTGACCCTTGGCAGCCACGATGGGGATCACCGGCAGGCCAATATTCTGACTTAGTTTGCCGGGGTCAATCTGAATCCCTTTATTCTTTGCCATGTCAAGCATGTTCAGGGCAATGATCATGGGGATGCCGAATTCGGAAGCCTGACTCGTCAGATAAAGATTTCTCGAAAGGTTCGAGGCGTCCAGAATATTGACGATCAGATCGGGTTTTTCCTCGGTTAAAAAGTTTTTGGATACTTTCTCTTCATTGGAGTAAGTATCCATCGCGTAGATACCTGGCAAGTCGACGACTTTCATATCGCCGTGCCAGCCTTCCTTTTTTTCTACTGTGACGCCAGGCCAGTTTCCAACATACTGGTTGCTGCCCGTCAGAAGATTGAACAGAGTCGTTTTTCCCACATTGGGATTCCCAAGCAATGCGATGACCATAGAGCCTAGATCTCCACAAAGATGGAAGAGGCATCCTTTTTACGGATGGCCAGATTGAATCCGCGGAAGGAAACCACCAGCGGATCTCCCAGGGGAGCGATACGCACCAGTTCCAGCACCGTGCCGGGAATGCATCCCAAAGCTTGCAGACGCTTGGTTAGACGGGCATCGCCCTCTACTTTCACTATTTTGCCGGATTGGCCTATATTCAGTCGATTTATGTTTGTCATGGAAGGTCACTCCTTAAGAACTAATCAGTATTGAAAATCATTATCATTAACTTCAAGTTCATTATATCTTTACAAAGATTTCGTGTCAATAAAACATTTCGAATGTTAATATTTTATCTTTCGCCATTACAACGGTAGTGAATAATCAGCGGAAGCCTTGGAGCAACAGTGATAATCGCACTCTGGACACGTAACCGTCAGCTGCCTCGATTGTTTGAACCAGCTGCTCGGATCAAATAGCCCCGGGTTCCTGGACAAGAAATAAGCGGGAGCGCTGGTTTCACAGAAAAAAAGTGAGCGAGATTCCTTGTCATGCGGTAAAATTTAACCAGGAAGACTCTGTTGTGGCGATTCCAGCCAAGCTTGGCCTAGCACGAATGGATAAGCGGGTGTCTCAGGAAGATTGGACTGATTTGTGAGAAAACGTATTCTGCAAGTCGATGAATTTGCTTGATCCCTCGGAACAGAATCGCCGGAATCATCGGCTTCTGCACATTCAATTCATTTTAAAACAGTCCGATCAGCGGGATCAGAGGATCCAGGGGAAAGTGGGATTAACGGGAAAAGGGGAAAAGAGGGAAAAATGGAAGTCATTAAATTAATAAAAACAAGGATTGGGTTTCGAACCCTGAAGACAGCAGTGGCGGCTACCGCGGCGATATTTCTGTCTCAGCTCATTGGATTGAGTTACGCAGGGAACTCAGGAATTATTGCCATATTGAGTGTCCAGAATACAAAACGGAAATCCATTAACCTGGCAAGGCAGCGTCTCATCGCGACACTGGTAGCTCTCAGCATCGGTTCTCTGATGTTTCTAACCTTTGGGTTCACATCAGTAGCATTCGGTCTTTACCTTTTAATGTTTATACCCATCGCGGTTCGATTTGGATTCCACGAAGCCATTGTGCCTTGTTCAGTTTTGGTGACTCATTTGCTGGCCATTCGATCCGTTGCGCCCGGCTGGCTGGGCAATGAGTTTATGCAGATGGTAATCGGCGCTGGATGTGCACTGCTGGTGAACCTGCACATTCCCAGTATCGAAACTCAATTGCAGGCAGACGTAGCAGCCATTGAGGAGAAGTTGAAGGAGGTTTTGCTTCACCTGGCTTCCCGCCTGAAGTCAGATGAAGTGGCGCCTCGGCCGCATCTGATGGCTGAACTGACCAATCTGCTTGAGAGAGCCCGCGAGCGGGTGGAACAGGAATCCTCAAATTTCGAGAGGCGGAACCTGGAGGACCGGATCAGTTACCTGGATATGCGCCTTAGTCAGCTGGAAGTCATGAAGCATCTGGAGCGATATTTGCTCCGAATTAAACGGTCGGGTCAGGAAACTGCCATTGTCGGCCGATTAACCGAGCTGCTGGCACTTCAGGTGAATCAGATGGAGTTTTCCGGATCCACCGCCGAGCAGATCAGACAGTATCAGGAGCATTTCCATCAGATGGATCTGCCTGCTTCAAAAGAAGAGTTTGAATGTCGGGCTACGCTCTATGACTTTGTCAGTGACTTGGAACTCATGATGGATCTGAAGCAAAATTACTATAACCGTACCAGGTAGATCATCTTTGGCAAGACAGGCTGACTGAAAATCGATACAATGAAGATATATATAATACCCGATGATCGGATGGCCTGGTGATCTCATTCTTTACTCGGGAGATGACCTGTGGTCAATTTGGGTTTGGCGATTGGGGCTGACTTGTTGTGCCTGCAGACCAGCCTACGTTGCTATCCCTGGATGTGTTCTTAAGTCTGAGTTGCTTTGTTGAAAGACGCCATGAACAAGATGAGAAAGAGTCCACGGACAAGAAATTATGGAATATTAAACCAGTTCGCCCGCCCAGGAGAACAGGAGTTAATAAATAAAAGATGGAAGAAGGGGTCTGAATGAAAAAAACTGCAGCATTTTTTGACATTGACGGCACGCTATACCGGGAAGGGTTCATCGCTGACCTCTTTAAGATGCTTGTAAAATGTGAAATCATCAGCTATGAGCAATGGTATGATGAAGTCCGTCCGGAGTTTGTGAACTGGGATCGCCGGCTGGGCACATATGACATGTATCTGCTGAAGATGTCCAGCATGTATACCCAGGCGATCATGGGACATCATCGGTCTCTGGTTCAGCATATTGTAAAGCGGGTCATTGAAGATAAGGCCATGAGGACTTATGTGTATACCAGACAGCGGATTCAGTGGCATAAGGAACAGGGCCACATGTGCATCACCGTGTCAGGCAGTCCGTATGAACTGGTAGGAGCCATGGCGAAATTCTATGGCTTTGATGATTTTCGCGGTTCCCGCTATCTGATGGATCGGAATCACCGGTACACCGGAGAAATCATTCCCATGTGGACCGCCGAAAGCAAACAGCAGGCATTGGAAGAACTGGCGGTTACCCATGATATCGATCTGAGTCAGTCCTGGTCTTACGGCGATACGGCAGCGGATATCTCGATGTTCCGCCTGACTGGCTATCCCAATCTGATCAATCCAACCAGGGAGTTGATTAACCTGGTCCGGAATGATCCGGAGCTGATGGCCAAAGCAACCTGTATTGTGGAACGCAAAGATGTGATTTATCGAATGAATCTGAGTCAGGTGGAGCTGGTCGATGATCGAACAAATCACACGGTATAAGGTGTATGGCCCGGAGCTCCGGGAGTTGAAGGCCAATCCCGGGGCTGGGCCGGAGGAAACAGAACTGACATCCCGGTCCGTTTATCTGGACCTGGAACATTATATTTATCATAAACCCATTGCACTGGGCATTTTTGGAGCTGCCGTCCGGGAAAACGACGAACTCATCTGCACTCAGTATTTCCTGGAAAATAAAACGGATTTAAAGACCATGGTGCTCCGCAGCCACGAGTATCTGATGCGCAAGCGCAGGGAAGGGTACGATCATCTGGTTGCCTTCGCTGCCCGGAATGATCTGATGGTTCTTCACGCCATGTTTCACAAGTTTGGACTGAACACCAATCTGCGGGAGGTGTTTCAAGTTGTGGACCTGCAGACTCGATTCCATAAAGATTTCTCAGCAATGATCGGTCTGAACGCACTGGAACAATTCGCCGGTGTGGAACGGACGGGTCCGTCGATTTCAGGGTCCACCATAGCCAAGACATTTGCCGCGGTCATGGCCGATCCGAATTATATCCTGCGCATGCCGACTGAAAAGAAGAGCCGCCTGCTGGAATACAATCGCATGGATGTAGTCAATCTTTATTATATTCTGGATGCCTGGCCGGACATCTCTCAGGTGGAGGTGGATCGTTTTCTCGGGGAGAGAAAAGCCGCCCAGCAGCAAAGGCAGATGGCCAGAGAAGTCGTCGAGGATCAGTCCCATTCCGAATCGTAATCCGGCATACATCGGTGCAGAGCTATGCAAGCAGAAAAAAAGGACAGGATTTCCTTGATTGAGTAAGAATTTGAATACTTTGCATAATTTTCCGCGGGCTTTCGGATGATTGAAATATATATAATGAAGAAACCGAAACAGCCAGATCATTTTCTTTGGAGAGTCTGTAAGAATTTATTCAACACGCCGATGAGAATTCGTGCAGCGAACCCGTTCAGCCGAACCCATGCAGGCATCGGGCTGGTCTGTCGATCACCCCATTTGATTCAATTCATGAAAATAACTCTGAGCGCGAGCTCAGGGTTATTTTTTGCGTTCGATTGGTTGAGGAAATCGGAAGCGAGAAATCGGGTGAGGAAATCCTGGATTTCATGTATTTTTAATATTTAAATCTAATAAAAAGGGTTTACATGGTTTCCCTCAAATGATATCCTAGTTATGGGTTAATTAGCACTCGAACAAGATGAGTGCTAACAGAGTAAGGAGGTGGGGGAATGCTGGAAGACGGAATGAATGATCGGAAGCTGGAAATACTCAAAGCCATCATTTCAGACTATGTTTCAACCGGTGAACCGGTTGGATCAAGGACCCTGGCGAAAAAATATGACCTGGGCATCAGTCCGGCCACCATCCGCAACGAGATGTCCGATCTGGAAGAGATGGGTTTCCTCGAGCAGCCTCATACATCAGCCGGACGGATCCCATCTTCGAAAGGGTATCGGGTATATGTGGATCAGCTGATGGAACGGGGAGAGGCTACCAGAGAGGAAATTGCTCTGATTGAAAAGCAGATCCTGTCCATCGCTTCCTTTCAAATAGACAAGATCATCCGCCAAACCTCGCAGATGCTGTCGCAGCTGACGAATCTGGCTATCATTACCAGAAAGCCCTCTACCCGATTTTCCCAGATCCGAACGGTTCAGCTGGTCTCGCTGGGTGAGCATCACATCATGGTGGTGCTGGTACTTGGCAACAACCAGGTGAAAAATACGATTCTCGATACCAAGGATGTCCCGGAACCGCAGGATCTTCTGATGCTGTCGAATCTTTTGACGGGCAAGTTGTCCGGACTGGCAGCTTCGGAAATCGATATTTTAATTATGGATTCAATCCGTCGTGATCTGGCCGGACATTCCGAACTGTTTGCCTCCATCATGGCCGCTGTTCATGATGCGCTCTACGATGAAAGCAATGGCTACATCGTAGAAGGCAAGAACAATATCCTCGACTATCCGGAATTCAATGATATCCAAAAGGCAAGAGAAGTACTGGAAGTCTTGGAAAATCCCGATGAACTGATGGTCAATGTCGAGTCCTGTGAAGATTGCGAGGACGAATTCCGAATTGTGATCGGCGAGGAAACGAATTTACCGGAAACGAAAGACTGGTCGATTATCTCGGCTAAATATAAATTGAATGGACAGGATGTGGGAACAATCAATCTCCTGGGACCAAAGCGACTGGATTATTCCAAAATGAGCTCAATCCTGAAGAGTGTTGTTGATGAACTAAACCGCAAACTGAGAAATATCACAGAGGAGACGGACGATGGATAAGTGGAAAGACAAAGAGGATCTTTTGAAGCAAGAAGAGGCAATGACTCAGGCTGCCGGAGCAGAAGAGACCATGGCGAGTCAAAGCCCTGAAGCCAATGGAAAAGATCCGGAACTGACGGAACCGGTTCATTCGGAATCCGACGGATCGAACGAGCAAGCCCCGACAATCAGTGAGGACGAAGCAGCCGCTTCCTCCGCCGGAGAAGAGGATGAGATGATATTCTTCAGACGAAAAATCAAGAACCTGGAAGATGAGAATAAAAAGCTTGGAAACGAGCTGGATGCATTCAAGGATCGCCTGACCAGGCTGTCTGCGGAGTATGATAATTACCGGAAGCGCTCTGCCCGGGAAAAGGAAGAGCTTTCCGCTCAGTGTACTTCCAATCTGCTCAAGGATATTCTCCCGGTCATCGATAATCTGGAGCGTGCGCTTATTTCGGAAACGGATGACCTGCCCGGATTAAAGGATGGCGTTCAGATGACGCTGGACCAGTTCGTTCAGGCCATGCAGCGGTTCGGGGTGGAGGAAATTCCCACGGATCAGCCCTTTGATCCCCATTACCATGAGGCCGTAATGCATGAAGTGGATGATAATAAGGGAGAAAAAGAAATTTCGGAAGTGTTTTTAAGAGGGTATAAGATCGGTGATAAAGTCATTCGCCATACCGTCGTCAAAGTAGCAAACTAATCAGCGGATGCTTCACCGAGGCTGATTTTAAACAACAAGCAAAATATTAGATTCAAGATATATTTAGGAGGCTTATTATGGCAAAAGTAATTGGAATAGACCTTGGTACCACAAACTCAGTTGTAGCGGTTATGGAAGGCGGAAACCCGGTAGTCATCCCGAACTCCGAAGGAGCCCGGACGACACCCTCCGTCGTATCATTCCAGCCCAACGGAGACCTGCTCGTAGGAGCAACAGCCAAGCGGCAGGCAATCACCAATCCGGACCACACCATCGCTTCCATCAAGCGCCAGATGGGAACCGACTTTAAAGTAGACGTCAATGGCAAGAAGTATACCGCACCGGAAATTTCAGCAATGGTCCTTCAGAAAATGAAGCGTGACGCGGAGAGCTACCTGGGCGAAACCGTTACCCAGGCGGTTATCACGGTTCCGGCTTACTTCAACGACAGCCAGCGCCAGGCAACCAAAGATGCCGGAAAAATTGCCGGACTTGAAGTCCTGCGTATCGTCAATGAACCGACGGCCGCATCCCTGGCTTATGGTATTGACAAAACCGATGACGCTCACAAGATTCTGGTCTACGATCTGGGCGGCGGAACATTTGATGTATCCATCCTGGATCTTGGAGATGGCGTTTTCGAAGTTCTTTCCACCAATGGAAACACAAAGCTGGGCGGAGATGACTTCGATCAGAGAATCGTAAAATGGATCGCTGAAGAGTTTAAGAAGTCCAACGGCATCGATCTGACCAATGATAAAATGTCCATGCAGCGCCTCAAGGATGCTGCTGAGGCTGCAAAGATTGAACTGTCTTCCGCTACAACGGCTCAGATCAACCTTCCCTTCATTACCTCGGATGCCACCGGACCCAAGCATATCAATATGTCACTGTCCAGAGCCAAGTTCAATGAACTTACCGACGATCTGGTCAAGGCCACGATGCAGCCCATGAAGCAGGCCATTGAGGATGCAGGACTGAAAGTATCCGGCATTGATAAGGTAATCCTGGTCGGTGGATCCACCAGAATCCCGGCAGTTCAGGATATCGTAAAGGAATTTACAGGCAAGGAACCCACCAAGGGTGTCAACCCGGACGAAGTGGTCGCTTTGGGTGCCGCCATTCAGGCCGGTGTTCTGACCGGAGACGTCAAAGACATTGTCCTGCTGGATGTTACTCCGCTGACCCTGGGAATTGAAACCATGGGCGGAATTGCAACCCCGATCATCGAACGGAACACCACGATTCCGGCCAAAAAGAGCCAGATCTTCACCACGGCAGCAGATGGTCAGACTTCAGTCGACGTCCATGTAGTTCAGGGTGAACGCAAAATGGCCATGGACAACAAGACACTGGGTCGCTTCACGCTCTCCGGAATCGCTCCGGCACCGCGCGGCATCCCGCAGATTGAAGTATCCTTTGACATTGATGCCAACGGTATCGTCAAGGTAACCGCAGTGGACAAGGCAACCGGCAAGGAAGCCAATATCACGATCACCGCCTCTTCCAACATGACTTCAGCTGATATCGACAAGGCTGTTCAGGAAGCAGAACGCTTCGCGGAAGAAGACCGCCTGAAGAAAGAACGGGTTGAAATCAAAAACAACGCGGAACAGGCTGTTTATCAGACTGAAAAAGCTTTGAAGGATATCGAGGACAAGGTAGATGCCGCTGATAAGGCGAGCATCGAGGAGAAACTCGAAGCGCTGAAGAAACTGACCGATTCCGAAGATCTGGAGGCGGTTAAAAAAGCCCAGGATGAGCTGACCACGGCCTTCTACGAGGTATCCTCCAAGGTTTACCAGGCAAGCGCTCAGGCCTCTGCGGAGGAAGGTGCCGGCCCGGAAGCGGGAACAGCTGATCAGTCACAGTCCGGTCCCGACAATGTCGTTGATGCAGATTTCGAGGTTGAAGACAAGCAGTAATTTCTGATACACTGTTTCAGTGGAATGTCATGGAGTGATCCATGCAGCAGAAAAAATCATAACCAACAAGTCATTTTGAGAACCAGGCTGCCTGGTTCTCAAAATCTTGACGAACGGGAGTAAATATGGCCAATAAAGATTATTATGAGCTCCTTGGCCTGACCAAGGATGCCACCGAAGAAGAAATAAAGCGCGCCTTCCGCAAACTGGCAATAAAGTATCATCCGGATCGAAACCAGGGTGACAAAGCGGCAGAGGAAAAATTCAAAGAGATCAATGAAGCGTATCAGGTTCTTTCCGATCCGCAGAAAAAAGCTCAGTTCGACCAGTACGGAACCACGGATTTCAATGGTGGCTTCGGACAGGGCGGAGGATATGCCGGATATGATTTTGAAGGTTTCGATATGGGCGATATTTTCAGCCAGTTCTTCGGAGGCTTCACCGGTTCATCAGGTCGGCAGCAAAGTGCCAATGCGCCCCGTCGCGGTGAAAGCATCGAATACTACCTGGATCTGACCTTTGAGGAGGCCGTATTCGGAACGAAGAAGGAAATCAACCTCACAGTGGACGATACCTGTGATACTTGCCATGGTTCAGGTGCCAAGGATCCATCCAAGAAACGGACCTGCTCCAAATGCCAGGGATCCGGCCGGATCCGCACCCAGCGCCAGACGATGTTTGGCAATATGATGACGGAAACTGTCTGTGATGTGTGTCATGGCGAAGGCGAGGTCATTGAGGAACCATGTCCGACCTGCCGCGGCAAGGGACGGGTCAGAACCCAGCGCAAAGTCACGGTGAACATCCCCAAGGGCGTAGACAGCAACAATGTGATTCCGTTGCGCGGCCAGGGCAGTGCCGGCTTTAAAGGCGGTCCCGCCGGAGACGTGCATCTGGTGCTGAGGGTCAAGCCCAGCTCAACGTTTGTCCGCAAAGGCACCAACATTTTCATCGATAAGCATATTGATATTGCACAGGCTGCCCTGGGCATGGAAACCCGTGTCCCGACAGTGGATGGCGAAGTGAGCTACAAGATTCCTGCGGGAACGCAATCCGGCACGGTATTCCGGCTCAAGGGCAAAGGAGTTCCCCTGGTCAATTCCAAATCGGATCAGCGCGGAGACCAGTTTGTCAATGTGATTGTGGATACGCCGCAAAAACTCAATGATGCCCAGAAGGAAGCTCTGCAGGCTTATCTGGCAGCATCCGGATTCTCAGCCTCCGATAAAAAAGCCGGTGAGAAGAAATCCGCCGACAAAAAACGAAAATTCGGGATTTTCTAAATTGCTTTGACGGCAAATGCTTAAATGGCCAAAGGAACAGCGCCGCTGCCCCTTTGGCCATTTCCATGGGCCGTGGCTCGTTCGAGCCCGAGGCACGTTCGAGCCGGACCGAAGAATTACTTCGTTTCCAGATGGCTGGACAGTGAACCTTCAATCTTGATGCATGATCAAGAATCCTGAAGAGGATGAGCAGGCGTTAATGTTCGGAGGCGGAGCATGTGCGTGAGTTCGAGTTTGAGCAGGAGTTTGAGCAGGAGTTTGAGCTGGAGTATGAGCTGGAGTATGAGCAACTCTGGCTTTTGCGAAAGCCGGAGTTGGATTATAATGGGAACACCACAGAGAATTAAACCCGTGCCCTCCCATCGGGAGAGATCCAATTTCCTACTGCCTGGAAGGAGCGGAGATGAAACAACTGACTGAAAAACCGAAAATCCTGATCACGAATGATGACGGAATCAGCGCTGGCGGCATTCGATTGCTGGCACAGACCGCAGCCCGGTTCGGCGATG is a window from the Clostridiaceae bacterium HFYG-1003 genome containing:
- a CDS encoding ferrous iron transport protein A, coding for MTNINRLNIGQSGKIVKVEGDARLTKRLQALGCIPGTVLELVRIAPLGDPLVVSFRGFNLAIRKKDASSIFVEI
- a CDS encoding aromatic acid exporter family protein, whose protein sequence is MEVIKLIKTRIGFRTLKTAVAATAAIFLSQLIGLSYAGNSGIIAILSVQNTKRKSINLARQRLIATLVALSIGSLMFLTFGFTSVAFGLYLLMFIPIAVRFGFHEAIVPCSVLVTHLLAIRSVAPGWLGNEFMQMVIGAGCALLVNLHIPSIETQLQADVAAIEEKLKEVLLHLASRLKSDEVAPRPHLMAELTNLLERARERVEQESSNFERRNLEDRISYLDMRLSQLEVMKHLERYLLRIKRSGQETAIVGRLTELLALQVNQMEFSGSTAEQIRQYQEHFHQMDLPASKEEFECRATLYDFVSDLELMMDLKQNYYNRTR
- a CDS encoding FeoB-associated Cys-rich membrane protein yields the protein MKTFEIIMAIALLILAVWLFLRAVSSKSKGVSNCGTCAAKCPNRDTGEGCGELVFLNRPANDKTSD
- the feoB gene encoding ferrous iron transport protein B — translated: MVIALLGNPNVGKTTLFNLLTGSNQYVGNWPGVTVEKKEGWHGDMKVVDLPGIYAMDTYSNEEKVSKNFLTEEKPDLIVNILDASNLSRNLYLTSQASEFGIPMIIALNMLDMAKNKGIQIDPGKLSQNIGLPVIPIVAAKGQGIDELVKQIKSGAGQVTSLLKPQANEARTYEKIDAIVADSQTGEGKVHALTDAIDRIVLHPAAAYPIFLLLLFLVFKLTFSWVGDPLSGAFEEYIIGPFGSLIDHLLVNSSDWFRSLVIDGVIGGVGSVLVFLPIIMTLFFGISVLEESGYMARAALIMDRLMRRVGLSGKAFIPMIIGFGCSVPAIMSARTLESEKDRKLAALLAPLMSCNARLPVYMLFSSLFFARYQELVVMSLYLLGVFIAFIVGLIFKNTLFRKEEEPLLIELPDYQIPRLKSLVRNTWDKGKGFIRKASTIIFSLSVLVWFLSNFNFTGMVDIPDSLLAGLGTVTAPLLAPLGFGTWQASVSLIAGLMAKEVVISTMEIVYQGDLTQILPTVFNPLSAYAFLVFVLLYTPCVAVIATFKKEFGTRMMLLSVSYQLGLAWIVSFLVYQLGQLIF
- a CDS encoding DUF1653 domain-containing protein, translating into MERRIIPGGLYRHYKNNWYFVIGESTHTETREVFVTYFPLYLPGPALFVRPRDMFLEPIEAGKSIVGQEFRFLESDATGISIQDKVELLTKAQNLLRLMGLSVVEE
- the argS gene encoding arginine--tRNA ligase is translated as MDYKLMVANKIAEASGLDADKIYALMEIPPRSDMGDFAFPCYTLAKELRKAPPVIAKELADQVDPAGLEKVEALGPYLNFFLDKGEFVGNIVKKILESGVEYGNENTGTGKKILVEYSSPNIAKPFNVALMYTTCLGNALYRMYQSEGYDTVGINHLGDYGTQFGKLIYAYRMWGDEAALEADPIGELLRIYVKFHDEAEKNPALDEEGRRHFKNLEAGAEYETGLWNRFKNLSLKDFQKVYDILNIEFDSLKGEAFYSDYMPQVIDQIRAKGLLTESQGAQVVMLDEWNMPPAIILKSDGSTIYCTRDVTAAIYRKQTYDFDKCLYVVGSPQSLHFRQVFKVVELMGNEWAKDLIHVGFGLVKFQGMKFSTREGKVFYLTDLLKEAIQRARDIIEEKNPELENKEEVARKIGIGGVKFIYLKNSREKEIMFDLNEVLNFDGETAPYVQYTYARGRSILRKNVSTGEGDLTALKEKEEFELAKVLEHYNDAKREALEKYEPSVFTRYILDVAKTFNKFYNNINIGNSEPALRNARLKLVEATCQVIANGLGLLGIDVVERM